The genomic stretch GCTATCTGTCGGATGCATTGAAATCTAGCCAAGCAATAGGCGCCGTGATACCTACATTGCAGCGCAAAGACGAGCGCTTAGAACATATTCTAGCCTGTGCACACAAAATCATTATTGCGGGCTGCGAGTCGGCATGGAATCACCAATATCCAGTAGCCGGTCAATTACTTGACCTCCCTCACTACCCTTGGCAGCGTGAAACACTCTGGCATGAAGTCACGAGCGAATCTCAGGGGCTCTTGCAACGGAAATCACTACACCCCCTACTCGGTCATAGTCACACCCAGTTTGCGAACACCTGGGAAAATCGCCTGGATGTCGCGACTCAAACGATTTTTGCAGACCACGTTGTCGGCGAAGCGACAGTATTTCCAGGGACCGGTTACGTTGAAATGGCACTTGCTGCAGCAGCAGTTCAGATGCCCGATTTAACGGTATTTGAGCTAGAAGAATTGGAAATTCTAACGCCATTAATCCTGTCTGATAATCAAATCAAGGTTTGTCGGACCCAGCAAATTGGGGTGGATGGCGCTCTGCAAATTCAAGCACGCAGTTATGCGAGCGATTCAGCAGATTGGTCAGTTCATGCCAAGGTTCGAATTCGACCAGAACCAAGCCACACCCGTTTAGATCAAGCTCCTTCACTGACAGTACCGACGCAACAACCATTATTTAACGCACAAAGCCACGCCCTGCTAACGAAAATGGCTGGTTTAAGCTACGGCCCAGCATTCTCGTGCATCAAACATGGCTGGGTATCTGAGCAGACGGTGTTGGCGGAACTGATTGCACCTCCCGCCATTACCGAAGATCTCGATCATTATTTACTTCATCCAGCTTTATTGGATTGTACTTTCCAGCTCATTATTCAATTGTTGCGCGATGATGTTGCTCAACAAGCGGGAGTTGCTTTTATTCCTACAAAGATTGGCCATGTTACGTTCTCAAAAGAATGCGGGCCGATCACGTATGTACAAGCCAAACTTGTACAACGAGCACCTCATTCACTCACTGCGGAATTTACACTTTATGACGCCGATGGTGGCGTCATCGCGTTGATTGAAGAAGCCCGATTCCGGAGTGTTCGTCTACATAAAGAACAACAAAAACCTTTGCATTTACTGGACTATACAACGGAAGCTGCACCACTAAGCCATCACAAGCGTGCGGCCACTTTTGAGCGATTAGCTACACAACTACAAAACCAAGCTGCGCAGACTCCAGAAACCACTTTGTTAATCAATGAAGTAGACCCACTTCTTGATGCCCTGGCGAGCCAGGCCAACTATGAGCTACTGCTCACAACCACCGAGTCTGGAATACTCCCAGAGAGCCCAAGCCTCGCCTCAGTTGAAGCACTGCAACGCTATAACGAGGCACTCGCGCTTGCGACACATGACGGTATAGTGTCAATAAACATTGATGGCCAGCAACAACTAAACTCGCCCCACGAAGGACTATGCTCACAGGCGATTTGGCAAACCGTGCTAGCCGACTATCCTGACTACTTCCAACTTGCTCACGCAATCGATTTAACTGCGCAATCGGGCAAAGCCCAAATCGCCGAGAACTTCCCAGCCCTTAAGTTGCCGAAGCGCAGCTATGCTGAACTTTGGCAAGCCGCTCTTGGTACACGACAGCAATTGATTGCCAAACTGATTGCAAGCAGCCTTGAGCAAGAGCTGAGCACATTGCCTGAAGGGCAACGATTATCAGTACTTGAAAGTAGTGGCGCAAATAGTATTTGTGCTCAACAAATCATTCCGCTACTTCAAAATCCAAATTTTGATTTCACCCTACAAACTACTTCAGCTGAAGTAGCTGCCAACTTGCAGGCACTACAAGAGCAACAAACGAACTTCAATATTGAACTGCATCCAGACTCGGCCACCCATCATCGAGTTTTTGATTTAGCTCTGATTAGTCTCAACTTCAGTGATCAATCAGACTTTGATCAGGCACTCGAATCAGCAATCGAGCGCTTAGCACCTGGGGGGCTGCTACTGTTAATTGGTAGAGAAAACTCGAGCTGGATAACATTCACGCAAGGAACAAAACCTCATACTACGATTGAGTATGCGACCCAATATCTTATAGATAAAGGGCTGCAGATTAATACTGCAGAAATAACCCCAGATCAATCATCAGACCTGGTGTTCGTAAGCGCATCTAAATCACAACAAGCTTCAAACCCAGGCGCAGAACTACCGCTCGTTTATGTTGTTGGCTCTGCTGTAGAATTGCCCGCCGATTTTATTGGCACACTCAAAGACAATTGCACCGCACTCTTTATCACCAAGCTCGAAGAACTAAGCGATGCATTTACCAATGCGCCTCAAGCAAATACGCACATCATTGTGACGGAAGGCCTTTTTGCGCAAACATCAGACCCAATCAGCGCATTAAAAAAACAAAATGCACGTTGCAGAGCTGTTGCGCAAGTACATCAATTACTCGAACAACATCAGTGGGTAAGCACCTTATGGCTGCCGACGATCGCAGCAAGCAGTCATCTATTAGCGGATGGAGCGCACGCAGAGCAATCCAGCGATAGTGCTTTATGGGGCTTCGGCAGAACATTACAAAATGAGAGTAATACGGCCGAGGTTCGACTCATCGATTGTTTATCCAGCCTAACTACAGCTGAGATTGCGACGTGTTTACTCGATGAAATTCGCGCCAATGATGCAGAAACGGAAGTGATCTACACCGGCATCGGCAAGCGCTTCGTAACACGCTTGCGTTACACGGAAATGCCAAACACCGAGTCATCCGCGCCAGATGCTTCTGCGAACCAGATCCATCGACTTGGCTTTCAATTCCCAGGCCAATTACGCAATCTGCAATGGGAACAAAGCGACCTTGGCGAGCTAGCGGACGATCAACTTGATATTGCAATCAAAGCAACAGGCCTAAATTTCCGTGATGTAATGTACACCCTAGGTCTTTTGTCTGATGAAGCGGTGGAAAATGGCTTCGCAGGCCCCTCGCTAGGGCTAGAGTTTGCCGGAGAAGTTCGTCGAGTAGGTAGCAAAGTCAACGGCTACAATGTGGGTGATTTAGTGGTCGGCTTCGGACCCTACAGTTTTGCTGATCGGGTCTACACGACGCCTTCAGCCATTGCGTTAATCCCAGAAGGCATTAGCTGCGAAGCAGCTGCGACAATCCCAAGTGTATTTTTCACCGTTTATTACGGCTTGCATTATCTCGCACGCTTGCAAGCAGGCGAAAGAATCTTAATTCATGGTGCTGCTGGTGGCGTAGGGATTGCGGCCATCCAATTGGCTCGTCATCTTGGTGCTGAAATTTATGCCACTGCGGGTTCAGATGAAAAACGACTCTTTTTGCAAAATTTGGGCGTTGAGCATATTTACGACTCTCGCTCGCTCGTCTTTGCTGACGAAATTTTGCGTGATACCCAAGGGCAAGGCGTCGATGTTGTATTGAACTCCCTCGCGGGTGAAGCGGTAAATCGCAACTTTGATGTGCTACGTCCGTTTGGTCGATTCCTCGAGCTTGGCAAACGAGATTTTTACGAAAACACAAAGATTGGCCTGCGCCCATTCCGCAACAACATCACGTATTTCGGGATCGATGCAGATCAGTTAATGCAGGTCAAACCTGAATTAACGCATCGTCTTTTTGGTGAGGTGATTCGCTTATTTGCTGATGGCACTCTAACACCACTCCCCTATCAAGTATTTGATGCGTCAGAAGTGGTCGATGCCTTCCGCAATATGCAACAAGCACGGCAAATCGGCAAGATTATAGTGACGTACCATAATGGCTTGCCGGCCGTTACAACTACACAGCCGCAAGCAAATAACCGCGTACTTAAATTCGATCCAAATGCCTGCTATCTAGTGACAGGTGGACTGAATGGTTTTGGACTTGAAACCGCAAAATGGCTTGCAAACAAAGGTGCGAAACATCTAATCCTGCTTAGCCGCCGTGGCGCTGCAACGCCAGAGGCAGAAACGGCTGTTGCACTTCTGAAAGCACAAGGAGTAACTGCAGAAGCGCTGAAATGCGATGTCACAGATTTCGCTGCTTTGCAGACTATCTTTGCTAGCTTTGGCAAAACTCGTCCACCGCTCAAAGGCATTGTTCACGCTGCTGTGGTCATTGATGACGGATTAATTCGCAATCTAGATTCGGCGCAAATTGAACGCGTACTGGCCCCCAAAATGCTTGGCGTAGATTATCTAGACCAGCTCAGTCGTGCTTCTGCAATCGATTTCTTTGTGCTGTACTCATCAGGAACTACGCTATTTGGCAACCCAGGCCAGGCTAGTTATGTCGCAGCCAACTGCTATTTAGAATCAGTGGCGGCAGCACGTCGTGCCAATGGCTTGCCAGCAACTTGCGTTCGCTGGGGCGCAATTGATGACGTTGGCTTCCTCGCTCGGAATGAAAAAATCAAGGATGCCTTGCAGAGTCGTATGGGAGGACAAGCACTGAACTCTGCTAGTGCACTGGCCGAGCTAGAAAAAATGATCTTAACGGGAGCCTCAGATTTAGGTGTGCTGGAATTGGACTGGAAAGCACTTGAACGCTTTTTGCCATCAGCGGCTTCGCCGAAATTTAAACGTGTAGCACGACAAGCTGGTGAATCAGCACAAAGTGATGATGCAGGGGAAACCATTGCGCAGCTAATCGCAACATTGTCCGACGACGAACTTCACACCACTTTCGTTGACATGCTGAAGACTGAAGTGGGTGGCATTCTGCGCATTGCTCCAGAAAAAATCGATGCCAATGGCTCACTGTACGACATGGGACTCGACTCCTTGATGGGGGTTGAATTAGTGGTCGCTTTAGAAGAGCGCTTTGGAACCCGACTACCTATCATGGCTCTCAGCCAAAACCCAACGCTAACCAAACTGGCAGAGAAGCTGATTCAGCAGCTCAAAGGCAGTCAAGTAGAACAAATCAGTGACACCGAGAGCCGAATTCAACTATTAGCAGCACAACATGGCGCGACTGAACAGACAGACTCCGCTGCGCTCGCCGCACAACTCGTGAATACCGCTGGTTCAGCAAGGATTATTAAGTAATGGCAGTTAAAGGAATTGCTGGGCTCACCGGTCAGCTCAAAGATAAGCTGATACAACAGGCCCTAGAGCGAAAACTCAAACAAGCTGAAAATCCGCGAGTTGAATCCAAATCTGCACAATCAGCGGTACCAGAAGCTTTTTATAAATTTGACCAGCACCCAGGCTATACCCAATTGCGGATTATTTCCGAAGGTGGCCGCAGACTAGGAATAGAAAGCCCGTTTTTCAAATTGCATGAAGGATTGGCAGGTGCAACGACAACGATTGATGGCAAAGAATATATCAACTTTGCTAGTTATAACTACTTGGGACTAAATGGCCACCCCAAAGTCAGCCAAGCAGCTAAGGATGCCATTGACCGCTATGGCATTTCAGTATCGGCCAGCCGTGTCGTCTCAGGTGAACGGCCAATCCATCGAGCCCTCGAATCCAAACTGGCCGAAGTTTATGACGTTGATGCTGCGATTGTCTTTGTTAGTGGACATGCAACCAACGTCAGTACCATCGGCTTATTATTTGGGCCTAAAGATCTCATCATTCATGATGAATACATTCACAACAGTGCATTACAGGGCATATTGCTCTCGGGCGCAAAAAGACTATCGTTTGCACATAACGACTTAAAGGCACTTGATGAAATCCTCGGCAATAATCGGCATGACTTTGAACGTGTCCTGATTGTAGTTGAAGGCATCTACAGCATGGATGGCGATTACCCAGACCTACCTGAACTTATCGCAATCAAACAGCGTCATTGTGCTTTTCTGATGGTTGATGAGGCACACTCATTCGGAGTGATGGGCAAGACCGGCCTCGGCATTCGAGAACATTTTGGTGTGCCAGGTAAAGATGTAGACATTTGGATGGGTACATTGAGCAAGTCTTTGGCAGGATGCGGTGGCTATATCGCCGGAGAAACCGCCTTAATTGAGCATTTAAAATGTTTAGCCCCAGGATTTTTGTATAGCGTTGGGATGCCCGCTCCCGTGGCAGCTGCTTCACTCGTGGCATTAGAGTGTATGCAGTCTGAGCCAGATCGTGTAACCCAGCTACAGAAAATGGGGCGCTATTTTCTGGAGCAAGCTCAGCAACTAGGGATCAACACCGGATCTAGTTCAGGCTTAGCAGTCATACCCGCGCTCGTAGGCAGCTCGATTAAAGCAGCACGTTTATCCGCCACTCTTTTTGAGCAAGGAGTAAATGTACAGCCAATTTTGTACCCTGCTGTACCAGAAAGTGCTGCGCGCCTACGGTTTTTCATTAGCAGTGAACATACCGTAGAACAAATTGATTTTACGTTGGAATCTTTGCAAAAAGCATTGCCCAAATAATTAACATGAGCATCTTCGATAACTTACAGCTACTCTGGGCACAATTATGGAAACCTCAGGACAAGGCGGTAGAAATTACTATTTGTCCTGAGAGGAATTATATTTTTGACATTCTAGAAGAAGGTAAAAAAAAGAACTCCATTCATCTGCTGGGAGAGGCCAAAATAGGTAGGATTAAACACAAAGAACATTTGTCATCTCAAAAATCGCAAGATGCGTCATTAACCTGCCAAATAATTCAAATATTCAGCCAAATCCTAAATGAGCATCCTGAAATGCATGCCTATCTGAAAGGGAGGAGGCAAAGAGTCATTTTCCAGAATGTTGATCTGGCCTGCATGGTTGAGAGAGAGCTAGCAGATGGATCTTTACAACCACTGCATTATATTATCCGAGACTGCGAAAAAAAGAATTTAAGCGAGCTACAACATGAACTCAATAAAGCAAGAAATGCACCGATTGGGAATGGCGGCCCACTAACATCGCTTGAAATGTGGTTTATGACCTGGCCCAGGTGGTGTCGTAAATTAATTTGGCTTTGGATAAAGTATGATCCCTATACAAGTAAACAATTAATTGGGACTGCGGGGGTCACGTCTATGGGGATGCACTCTCAAAATGGCATGCTAGTAATACCAATATCACCACTGACAATAACGTTATCGATTGGTGGAGTAGAGAAAAGAAGAGGCACATCCTCCAGCGAAGAACACGATGATTATTATTTAAAGTTCGCATTAACGGCCAACCACGATGTAATTGACGGGGCTCCTTTAATGAGATTCGCAGAAAAACTTAAGAACAAAATTGAGTCACAACTAAACGGTAGTGATCAACACGCGGAAAGACAATGACTTTTTTCAAAGACAAATTATTTATTGGCACAGTTGCGATTCCTACTTTCATCGCCACGATTTATTTTGGGATCATTGCTTCAGATGTATTTACCTCAGAATCAAGCTTCGTCGTACGTTCACAACAAAAGCAAAGCCCAAGTAGTTTAAACGCAATTTTGCAGTCCAACGGCATAGGACGCGCGGGTGACGAAACATATCCAGTTCACGACTTCATTAGCTCACGTGATGCACTCCGTGAACTGGAGAAGACATTCAACTTAAAAGAAAAATACGGCAGCCAATCCATTGATTTTATTGGTCGATTCCCTGGTATTTTATGGGATAACAACTTTGAAGATTTCCACTTGTTCTTCTTAAAAAAAGCAAACGTTGAGTTTGATCTTGTCACGGGAATCACAACTCTGAAAGTAAGTGCATACGAGCCTAAGCTTGCGCAAGAGATTAATATAAAACTCCTAAAAATGAGTGAAGATCTAATTAACCGACTCAATCTGCGTGCACGCGAAGACTCACTAGCATTTGCATCCAAAATTGTTAATGAAGCAGAAGAAGAAACCAAAAAAGCCGCGATCAGTCTCTCAAAATACCGTAATCAATCTGGTGTATTTGATCCTTATCAGCAGTCTGCAGGTCAATTAAAGCAAATAACAGCACTGACCGAGGAGTTAATCAAAAATCAAGTTCAACTTGCACAACTACAAGATCTAACACCGAACAACCCACAAATACCAAGTGTAAAAAATAGAATATCTTCTTTACAAAATATTATTGCACTAGAAAAAGAGAAAATCACCGGTAAAGGGACTTCTTTATCATCAGAAGCAGCAGAGTTTCAAAAGCTGAGCCTAGACCAAGCTTTTGCAGAACGTCGCCTAGCTGCCGCCATGACTTTCCTAGAACAAGCAAGAGCTGATTCACTAAGGCAAAGTTTGTATATTGAGCGAATTGCCGAACCTCATTTACCAGATGTCGCCACACAACCCAAACGCTTTAGAGGCGTTTTAGCAACATTTATTATAGGTTTAATCTTGTGGGGAGTACTGAGTATGCTGCTAGCGGGAGTTAGGGAGCATAAAGATTGATAGACAAGGTATTATTTTTAAAAAGATCATTCAGCATTCAATGCACAGTGATCTCCGCTTTATTAATGCGGGAGGTAATTACGCGCTATGGGCGGAATAATCTTGGATTTATGTGGCTTTTTTTTGAGCCTATGTTATTTACTGCCGGGATCTCAATCCTTTGGTATTTCACGCGGGGAG from Chitinibacter sp. SCUT-21 encodes the following:
- a CDS encoding SDR family NAD(P)-dependent oxidoreductase, with translation MSKKVAIVGYSFRFPGVSTENYWQQLLDEQNLVTEVQAGRWAQEMYRHPDKNTPGTSYTFAAGSIGDVSGFDAGFFGISPREAAMMDPQQRILLEMSWEAFEHAGKKPSAMRGSNCGVYVGFASVDYAYRMADDLAALDSAAATGNTGSIAANRISYIFDLRGPSMAIDTACSSSLVAFHQACQAIRAGEIDMALAGGVSLHLHPYGFVIFSKATMLSRKGRCNVFDEAGDGYVRSEGGGIILLKDYDKAIADGDRILAVVAGSGVNTDGKKNGLTIPSHIAQAELLTRTYTQAGISADDIDYLEAHGTGTAVGDPIETRAIGTALGQLRDKNNPLPIGSVKSNMGHLETASGIAGLVKALNIVQKRTVPATIGIKRLNPKIDFASLNIKVVTKAQPLKKDGQITVGVNSFGFGGANAHVILQSHVATQLTAEPKAKTAIKQPNYPLRISARNEVALKAFAQALVDDIEEHEASASLYDYTYTLLNHREHFDYCATTFVQSFAEMKSALKAIAGDNPAKQLITTGNAVSKPLGPVFIFSGNGSQWHGMGQTLLRESAVFKQTLQEIDTYFKPLAGWSILEHFKEATAEQRYEYTEIAQPALFALQVGIVQVLAQLGIKPQAVAGHSVGEVAAAWCSGALSLKDASYVIYNRSHWQGTTKGQGQMTAVGLSAEQVSQYLRELKLDDVIAIAGANSDRGATIAGANCHLDIIEKTLAEKSIFFKRLDLDYAFHSEAMNPIEKDVIKSLADLSPQASRIPFYSTVTGALLDGSQLDATYWWHNIRQPVQFAPASQALIEAGFNVFTEIGPHPVLRSYLSDALKSSQAIGAVIPTLQRKDERLEHILACAHKIIIAGCESAWNHQYPVAGQLLDLPHYPWQRETLWHEVTSESQGLLQRKSLHPLLGHSHTQFANTWENRLDVATQTIFADHVVGEATVFPGTGYVEMALAAAAVQMPDLTVFELEELEILTPLILSDNQIKVCRTQQIGVDGALQIQARSYASDSADWSVHAKVRIRPEPSHTRLDQAPSLTVPTQQPLFNAQSHALLTKMAGLSYGPAFSCIKHGWVSEQTVLAELIAPPAITEDLDHYLLHPALLDCTFQLIIQLLRDDVAQQAGVAFIPTKIGHVTFSKECGPITYVQAKLVQRAPHSLTAEFTLYDADGGVIALIEEARFRSVRLHKEQQKPLHLLDYTTEAAPLSHHKRAATFERLATQLQNQAAQTPETTLLINEVDPLLDALASQANYELLLTTTESGILPESPSLASVEALQRYNEALALATHDGIVSINIDGQQQLNSPHEGLCSQAIWQTVLADYPDYFQLAHAIDLTAQSGKAQIAENFPALKLPKRSYAELWQAALGTRQQLIAKLIASSLEQELSTLPEGQRLSVLESSGANSICAQQIIPLLQNPNFDFTLQTTSAEVAANLQALQEQQTNFNIELHPDSATHHRVFDLALISLNFSDQSDFDQALESAIERLAPGGLLLLIGRENSSWITFTQGTKPHTTIEYATQYLIDKGLQINTAEITPDQSSDLVFVSASKSQQASNPGAELPLVYVVGSAVELPADFIGTLKDNCTALFITKLEELSDAFTNAPQANTHIIVTEGLFAQTSDPISALKKQNARCRAVAQVHQLLEQHQWVSTLWLPTIAASSHLLADGAHAEQSSDSALWGFGRTLQNESNTAEVRLIDCLSSLTTAEIATCLLDEIRANDAETEVIYTGIGKRFVTRLRYTEMPNTESSAPDASANQIHRLGFQFPGQLRNLQWEQSDLGELADDQLDIAIKATGLNFRDVMYTLGLLSDEAVENGFAGPSLGLEFAGEVRRVGSKVNGYNVGDLVVGFGPYSFADRVYTTPSAIALIPEGISCEAAATIPSVFFTVYYGLHYLARLQAGERILIHGAAGGVGIAAIQLARHLGAEIYATAGSDEKRLFLQNLGVEHIYDSRSLVFADEILRDTQGQGVDVVLNSLAGEAVNRNFDVLRPFGRFLELGKRDFYENTKIGLRPFRNNITYFGIDADQLMQVKPELTHRLFGEVIRLFADGTLTPLPYQVFDASEVVDAFRNMQQARQIGKIIVTYHNGLPAVTTTQPQANNRVLKFDPNACYLVTGGLNGFGLETAKWLANKGAKHLILLSRRGAATPEAETAVALLKAQGVTAEALKCDVTDFAALQTIFASFGKTRPPLKGIVHAAVVIDDGLIRNLDSAQIERVLAPKMLGVDYLDQLSRASAIDFFVLYSSGTTLFGNPGQASYVAANCYLESVAAARRANGLPATCVRWGAIDDVGFLARNEKIKDALQSRMGGQALNSASALAELEKMILTGASDLGVLELDWKALERFLPSAASPKFKRVARQAGESAQSDDAGETIAQLIATLSDDELHTTFVDMLKTEVGGILRIAPEKIDANGSLYDMGLDSLMGVELVVALEERFGTRLPIMALSQNPTLTKLAEKLIQQLKGSQVEQISDTESRIQLLAAQHGATEQTDSAALAAQLVNTAGSARIIK
- a CDS encoding capsule biosynthesis protein, with the translated sequence MTFFKDKLFIGTVAIPTFIATIYFGIIASDVFTSESSFVVRSQQKQSPSSLNAILQSNGIGRAGDETYPVHDFISSRDALRELEKTFNLKEKYGSQSIDFIGRFPGILWDNNFEDFHLFFLKKANVEFDLVTGITTLKVSAYEPKLAQEINIKLLKMSEDLINRLNLRAREDSLAFASKIVNEAEEETKKAAISLSKYRNQSGVFDPYQQSAGQLKQITALTEELIKNQVQLAQLQDLTPNNPQIPSVKNRISSLQNIIALEKEKITGKGTSLSSEAAEFQKLSLDQAFAERRLAAAMTFLEQARADSLRQSLYIERIAEPHLPDVATQPKRFRGVLATFIIGLILWGVLSMLLAGVREHKD
- a CDS encoding aminotransferase class I/II-fold pyridoxal phosphate-dependent enzyme, which translates into the protein MAVKGIAGLTGQLKDKLIQQALERKLKQAENPRVESKSAQSAVPEAFYKFDQHPGYTQLRIISEGGRRLGIESPFFKLHEGLAGATTTIDGKEYINFASYNYLGLNGHPKVSQAAKDAIDRYGISVSASRVVSGERPIHRALESKLAEVYDVDAAIVFVSGHATNVSTIGLLFGPKDLIIHDEYIHNSALQGILLSGAKRLSFAHNDLKALDEILGNNRHDFERVLIVVEGIYSMDGDYPDLPELIAIKQRHCAFLMVDEAHSFGVMGKTGLGIREHFGVPGKDVDIWMGTLSKSLAGCGGYIAGETALIEHLKCLAPGFLYSVGMPAPVAAASLVALECMQSEPDRVTQLQKMGRYFLEQAQQLGINTGSSSGLAVIPALVGSSIKAARLSATLFEQGVNVQPILYPAVPESAARLRFFISSEHTVEQIDFTLESLQKALPK